In Paraburkholderia terrae, a genomic segment contains:
- the phoU gene encoding phosphate signaling complex protein PhoU, protein MSDKHLSSQFDAALNMLSTNLLEMGGVVERQITRCLSLLDAYDPALVEAIRDSERELNALEIEIDEEIHRVIARRQPAARDLRLLMAMSKCVTNLERMGDEARKISKRMRRIDEYGGTSSISLAELKQCGELASSILHRVLDAFARMDAVAAAQIVRDDKAIDDVFRAFVQRLVTHMNETPRTVSVALEYLFIAKALERIGDHAKNIAEFVVFVVKGRDVRHIPLRELEREALTN, encoded by the coding sequence ATGTCCGACAAGCATCTCTCCAGTCAGTTCGACGCTGCGCTCAACATGCTATCGACCAACCTGCTGGAAATGGGCGGCGTAGTCGAACGGCAAATTACCCGCTGTCTGTCGTTGCTCGACGCCTATGACCCCGCGCTCGTCGAAGCCATTCGCGACAGCGAGCGTGAGCTGAACGCGCTCGAAATCGAAATCGATGAAGAAATACACCGCGTGATCGCGCGCCGTCAGCCGGCTGCACGCGACCTGCGGCTATTGATGGCCATGTCGAAGTGCGTCACCAACCTCGAACGCATGGGCGACGAAGCGCGCAAGATCTCCAAACGCATGCGGCGCATCGACGAATATGGCGGAACGTCGTCCATCTCGCTGGCCGAGCTGAAGCAGTGCGGTGAACTGGCGTCGTCGATCCTGCATCGGGTGCTCGACGCGTTTGCGCGCATGGACGCCGTGGCCGCCGCGCAGATCGTGCGCGACGACAAGGCCATCGACGATGTATTCCGCGCATTCGTCCAGCGGCTCGTGACACACATGAACGAGACGCCGCGCACCGTTTCGGTCGCGCTCGAATATCTGTTTATCGCGAAGGCGTTGGAGCGGATCGGCGATCACGCGAAGAACATTGCCGAATTCGTCGTGTTCGTCGTCAAGGGGCGCGATGTGCGTCACATTCCGCTGCGCGAACTCGAACGCGAGGCATTGACGAACTGA
- a CDS encoding class I SAM-dependent methyltransferase, with protein MSKAPSLQLDSATLADEYDRLGIRQFNHGLQLLDALDLREGERVLDIGCGTGRLTESAAQRVGAQGEVLGIDPLPLRVERALQRAQGRFAARVGRAEQLAGIADAHFDVVYLNSVIHWIPDQQAALREAWRVLKPGGRIGFTTMPADVPHDLHRVLHALIAEDPVSQQTEIGAPNKLTRESTATLVASVGFEPTLNEIREFDDAFDNVDDVLSFSRASSFGNFLSSLPDPHVARLRERLADALESHRGPRGLQLTRRMIFTTARKPLAH; from the coding sequence ATGTCGAAAGCACCCAGCCTGCAGCTCGATTCCGCCACGCTTGCCGACGAATACGATCGCCTCGGCATCCGCCAGTTCAATCATGGTCTGCAACTGCTCGACGCGCTCGACCTGCGCGAAGGCGAACGCGTGCTCGACATTGGCTGCGGCACGGGCCGCCTGACGGAATCGGCCGCGCAGCGTGTCGGCGCACAGGGCGAAGTGCTCGGCATTGATCCGTTGCCGCTGCGCGTCGAGCGCGCGCTGCAACGCGCGCAAGGCCGTTTCGCGGCGCGTGTCGGCCGCGCGGAGCAACTTGCGGGAATCGCCGACGCGCACTTCGACGTCGTCTACCTGAACAGCGTGATTCACTGGATACCGGACCAGCAAGCGGCGTTGCGCGAAGCGTGGCGCGTGCTGAAGCCCGGCGGCCGGATCGGCTTCACGACCATGCCCGCAGACGTACCGCACGACTTGCATCGCGTGCTGCACGCGCTGATCGCCGAAGACCCGGTCTCGCAGCAAACGGAGATCGGCGCGCCGAACAAGCTCACGCGCGAAAGCACGGCAACGCTCGTGGCTTCCGTGGGCTTCGAGCCCACGCTCAACGAAATCCGCGAGTTCGACGACGCATTCGACAACGTCGACGACGTGCTGTCGTTCAGCCGTGCGAGTTCCTTCGGCAATTTCCTGTCGTCGCTGCCCGATCCGCACGTTGCGCGTCTGCGCGAGCGCCTCGCCGACGCGCTCGAGTCGCATCGCGGTCCGCGTGGTCTGCAGTTGACGCGCCGCATGATCTTCACCACGGCTCGCAAACCGCTCGCGCACTAA
- a CDS encoding ABC transporter substrate-binding protein: protein MDNRFRRTFTLVKSVLLATALAFTVPQAHADKPAVIRIGVAQQGAGDPPTFGGSPAATVQQLQLLEKEFAADGIKVEWLFFKGAGPAVNEAIADKSLDFAFQGDLPSVLGRANGLKTRILLESGVRVGVKIAVPPDSPVQSVKDLKGRRVSIFRGTNLQLVADNVLAANQLDERDLRVINLDSASSLAALSSKGIDASVNDYHLYKLRDQGLAKIIYESQTDGPQFTRQSHLLVLDDFDRAHPDIVQRVVNGFVKGAQWSSDEANRDALFKLWAKSGVTYASWQAEFANQPLKSRNSPLVDPFIVARYKAVASDALKLKLIRQPVEVDGWFETRYLDNALRTQSLEHYWTRYDAQGKPLG from the coding sequence ATGGACAACCGATTCCGCCGCACCTTCACGCTCGTGAAGTCCGTTCTGCTTGCGACCGCGCTCGCCTTCACCGTGCCGCAGGCACACGCCGATAAACCTGCCGTGATCCGCATCGGCGTCGCGCAGCAAGGCGCGGGCGATCCGCCCACGTTCGGCGGCTCGCCCGCCGCGACGGTGCAGCAGTTGCAATTGCTCGAAAAGGAATTCGCCGCCGACGGCATCAAGGTCGAATGGCTGTTCTTCAAGGGCGCGGGGCCCGCCGTCAACGAAGCCATCGCCGACAAATCGCTCGACTTCGCTTTTCAGGGCGATCTGCCTTCCGTGCTCGGCCGCGCGAATGGCCTGAAGACGCGCATTCTGCTCGAATCGGGCGTACGCGTCGGCGTGAAGATCGCCGTACCGCCCGATTCGCCCGTGCAGTCGGTGAAGGATCTGAAAGGCCGGCGCGTGTCGATCTTTCGCGGCACCAATCTGCAACTCGTCGCGGACAACGTGCTCGCCGCGAACCAGCTCGACGAACGCGACCTGCGCGTGATCAATCTCGACTCGGCGAGTTCGCTGGCTGCGTTGTCGTCGAAGGGCATCGACGCGTCGGTCAACGACTATCACCTCTACAAGCTCCGCGATCAGGGTCTCGCGAAGATCATCTACGAATCGCAGACGGACGGCCCGCAATTCACGCGACAGTCGCATTTGCTCGTGCTCGACGACTTCGACCGCGCGCATCCCGACATCGTGCAGCGCGTGGTCAATGGGTTCGTCAAAGGCGCGCAATGGTCGTCGGACGAGGCGAACCGCGACGCACTCTTCAAGCTGTGGGCGAAGAGCGGCGTCACCTACGCGTCGTGGCAGGCGGAGTTCGCCAACCAGCCTCTGAAGTCGCGCAACTCGCCGCTCGTCGATCCGTTCATCGTGGCGCGCTACAAGGCCGTGGCGAGCGACGCGCTCAAGCTGAAGCTGATCCGCCAACCCGTCGAAGTCGACGGCTGGTTCGAGACGCGCTATCTCGACAACGCACTGCGCACACAGTCGCTCGAGCACTACTGGACGCGTTACGACGCGCAAGGCAAACCGCTGGGTTGA
- a CDS encoding ABC transporter permease has protein sequence MSKAIDQWPAITKRATSDQEQAGAASEQVQRRVRAAAWHLAPWLLPAALFALWSVGCARGWIAPQILPPPQQVFDTLYELAISGDLARNTLVSLQRVLVGFGVGALAGFFIGAALGLSRTVEAYVLPTFNALVQIPVLGWLPFLLLLVGVGEPLKYILIAHAALVPVTLSTMQGVRNTPAALDEVARVFGYSRLQRVVYVVLPAAVPTLATGVRLAFTKAWLALVVVELVASSEGLGYLIVYGRQLFQLDLVMASVVIVGAIGFAINRALDALEARLRRGQPSAFRE, from the coding sequence ATGAGCAAGGCGATAGACCAGTGGCCGGCCATTACGAAGCGCGCCACCTCGGATCAGGAGCAGGCAGGCGCGGCATCGGAGCAGGTGCAACGGCGCGTGCGCGCGGCCGCGTGGCATCTCGCGCCGTGGTTGCTGCCTGCCGCGCTGTTTGCGCTATGGAGCGTCGGCTGCGCGCGCGGCTGGATCGCGCCGCAAATTCTTCCGCCACCGCAACAGGTGTTCGACACGCTGTACGAACTCGCGATCAGCGGAGACCTGGCGCGTAACACACTGGTCAGCCTGCAACGCGTGCTGGTCGGCTTCGGCGTCGGCGCGCTCGCGGGCTTCTTCATCGGCGCGGCATTGGGTTTGTCGCGCACCGTCGAAGCCTACGTGCTGCCCACCTTCAATGCGCTCGTGCAGATTCCCGTGTTGGGCTGGCTGCCGTTTCTGCTGTTGCTGGTCGGCGTCGGCGAGCCGTTGAAGTACATCCTGATCGCACATGCCGCGCTTGTGCCCGTTACGTTGAGCACGATGCAAGGCGTGCGGAACACGCCCGCCGCGCTCGATGAAGTTGCGCGCGTATTCGGCTACAGCCGTTTGCAGCGCGTCGTGTATGTCGTGCTACCCGCCGCCGTGCCGACGCTCGCCACGGGCGTGCGGCTCGCGTTCACCAAGGCGTGGCTCGCGCTCGTCGTGGTCGAACTGGTGGCGTCGTCGGAAGGGCTCGGCTATCTGATCGTGTATGGCCGGCAGTTGTTTCAGCTCGACCTGGTGATGGCTTCCGTCGTGATCGTCGGCGCAATCGGCTTTGCGATCAACCGCGCGCTCGATGCGCTCGAAGCCCGTCTGCGGCGCGGACAACCGTCGGCATTTCGCGAGTGA
- a CDS encoding ABC transporter permease, whose translation MPSTRPLPRLFSQRKSSGPPPCSCDAPAKPERLSALKQRLSTFNWRGLVLPLAAFALWWLVSALHLVKSGLLVSPVDVARTAVQQIQSGALLRALSASLAREASGFVIGTAGGLLLGAALGFSRIATRLIGPTFDTFKQISLFAWIPLISVWFGLGDMAKVVFLSLAALLPVAAHTCDGIHAVSPRYVEVARAFRYSRLQMARFVILPAALPSIFTGIYLALIYSWLATLGAEYLLVAGSGIGNTLIDGSEQFRMDLVLFGIIVVGITGWALNALARGVERRVLARRSGASRERAAA comes from the coding sequence ATGCCTTCCACACGTCCGCTTCCACGTCTTTTCTCGCAGCGCAAATCCAGCGGACCGCCGCCGTGCAGTTGCGACGCACCCGCAAAGCCCGAACGTCTGTCCGCACTCAAACAGCGTCTTTCCACGTTCAACTGGCGCGGCCTTGTGCTGCCGCTCGCCGCGTTCGCGCTGTGGTGGCTCGTGTCGGCGTTGCATCTCGTCAAGAGCGGCCTGCTCGTCAGCCCTGTCGATGTCGCGCGCACTGCGGTGCAGCAGATTCAAAGCGGCGCGTTGCTGCGCGCGCTGTCGGCTTCGCTCGCGCGTGAAGCGAGCGGCTTCGTGATCGGCACGGCGGGCGGCCTTCTGCTCGGCGCGGCGCTCGGTTTCTCGCGCATCGCCACACGACTGATCGGCCCGACGTTCGACACGTTCAAGCAAATCTCGCTGTTCGCATGGATACCGCTGATCTCCGTGTGGTTCGGTCTCGGCGACATGGCGAAAGTCGTGTTCCTGTCGCTGGCCGCGCTGCTGCCCGTCGCCGCGCATACGTGCGACGGCATCCACGCCGTGTCGCCGCGCTATGTCGAAGTCGCTCGCGCGTTTCGCTATTCGCGCCTGCAAATGGCGCGCTTCGTGATTCTTCCCGCCGCGCTGCCGTCGATCTTCACGGGCATCTATCTCGCGCTGATCTACTCGTGGCTCGCGACGCTCGGCGCCGAATATCTGCTCGTCGCGGGCAGCGGGATCGGCAACACGCTGATCGACGGCAGCGAGCAGTTCAGGATGGATCTCGTGCTGTTTGGAATCATCGTCGTCGGCATCACGGGCTGGGCGCTCAACGCGCTTGCGCGCGGCGTCGAACGGCGCGTGCTTGCGCGGCGCAGCGGTGCATCGCGCGAACGCGCCGCTGCATGA
- a CDS encoding ABC transporter ATP-binding protein, with the protein MTTTVSEGIRIRNVSKRYAQQDEANGTLLVLDDISLDIAQGEFVSVLGASGCGKSTLLRLVAGLDRDFRGDISVDGERVRDTSLERGIVFQDHRLFPWLTASQNILAALRNAPLSTQQKRDAVAEHVALVGLEGFEHAYPHQLSGGMAQRVAIARGLVNRPRVLLLDEPFGALDALTRGRLQNELQRIWQHERITMILVTHDVDEAIYLGDRVVTMAPRPGRVKRIAHVDLPRPRERSDARFVRLREQILADFTDRPAPADHDTPGSGLRANAHEPRITEWRLAW; encoded by the coding sequence ATGACGACAACAGTCTCCGAAGGCATCCGCATCCGCAACGTCAGCAAACGCTACGCACAGCAGGACGAAGCGAACGGCACGCTGCTCGTGCTCGACGACATCTCGCTCGATATCGCGCAAGGCGAATTCGTCAGCGTGCTCGGCGCCAGCGGTTGCGGTAAGTCAACGCTGCTGCGGCTCGTCGCTGGGCTCGACCGCGACTTTCGCGGCGATATCAGCGTGGATGGCGAGCGCGTGCGCGACACGTCGCTCGAACGCGGCATCGTGTTTCAGGATCACCGGCTGTTCCCGTGGCTCACGGCTTCGCAGAACATTCTCGCCGCATTGCGCAACGCGCCGCTTTCGACACAGCAAAAGCGCGACGCCGTCGCCGAGCATGTTGCGCTCGTCGGCCTCGAAGGCTTCGAGCATGCGTATCCGCATCAGTTGTCGGGCGGCATGGCACAGCGTGTCGCGATTGCGAGAGGGCTCGTGAACCGGCCACGCGTGCTGTTGCTCGACGAACCGTTCGGCGCGCTCGACGCGTTGACGCGCGGCCGCCTGCAAAACGAATTGCAGCGCATCTGGCAACACGAGCGAATCACGATGATTCTCGTCACGCACGACGTCGACGAAGCGATCTATCTGGGCGACCGCGTCGTGACGATGGCGCCGCGTCCAGGCCGCGTGAAGCGCATCGCCCATGTCGATCTGCCACGCCCGCGCGAGCGCAGCGACGCGCGCTTCGTACGGCTGCGCGAGCAGATCCTCGCCGATTTCACCGACCGGCCCGCGCCCGCCGATCACGACACACCCGGCAGCGGCCTGCGCGCAAACGCGCATGAACCGCGCATCACCGAATGGCGCCTCGCGTGGTGA
- a CDS encoding LLM class flavin-dependent oxidoreductase, with product MSEARQHQRQISLGAFLMETGHHIAAWRHPDTHATGGLDFAHYAQLAQIAERAKFDAIFFADSVSVRDTHLPSLSRTARADHFEPLTLLSALSVVTSHIGLVATVSTTFNEPYNVARKFASLDHLSGGRSGWNLVTSSTETEAHNFGFDKHPDHALRYERAKEFHDVVTGLWDSWDDDAFLRDKASGVYFDPDKVHVLDYRGKHFKVRGPLNVARSPQGRPVVIQAGASDAGKELAAQTAEVIFVAHQTLDEAKHFYRDVKGRLARYGRRPEHLKIMPGIFPVIGRTQQEAQDKFDALQDLIHPTVGLQLLSNMSGGVDLSKYDVDGPVPELPETNGGKSRQRLLLDLARRDNLTIRELYLRIAGARGHQQVIGTPQSIADQLQQWFEEEGADGFNIMSPWLPGGLSEFAELVVPELQRRGLFRTEYAGRTLRDHLGLPRPENQFSAHAAQLAQTA from the coding sequence GTGAGCGAAGCACGACAACACCAAAGGCAGATCAGCCTCGGCGCATTCCTGATGGAAACGGGACACCACATCGCCGCATGGCGCCACCCCGACACGCACGCGACGGGCGGCCTCGACTTCGCGCACTATGCGCAGCTCGCGCAGATCGCCGAGCGCGCGAAGTTCGACGCGATCTTCTTCGCCGACAGCGTCAGCGTGCGCGACACGCATCTGCCGTCGCTGTCGCGTACGGCACGCGCGGATCACTTCGAGCCGCTGACGCTACTGTCCGCGCTGTCCGTCGTGACTTCGCATATCGGTCTGGTCGCCACGGTTTCCACGACCTTCAACGAACCGTACAACGTCGCGCGCAAATTTGCTTCGCTCGATCATCTAAGCGGCGGACGATCCGGCTGGAATCTCGTCACGTCGAGTACGGAGACGGAAGCGCACAACTTCGGCTTCGACAAGCATCCCGATCACGCGTTGCGCTACGAGCGCGCGAAAGAATTCCACGACGTGGTGACAGGGCTGTGGGATAGCTGGGACGACGACGCGTTCCTGCGCGACAAGGCGAGCGGCGTCTATTTCGATCCCGACAAGGTGCATGTGCTCGATTATCGCGGCAAGCATTTCAAGGTACGCGGGCCATTGAACGTCGCGCGTTCGCCGCAGGGACGGCCCGTCGTGATTCAGGCGGGTGCATCCGATGCAGGCAAGGAACTCGCCGCGCAAACAGCCGAAGTGATCTTCGTCGCGCACCAGACGCTCGACGAAGCGAAGCATTTCTATCGCGACGTGAAAGGTCGGCTCGCGCGCTATGGACGCCGGCCCGAGCATCTGAAGATCATGCCTGGCATCTTTCCCGTAATCGGCAGAACGCAGCAGGAAGCGCAAGACAAGTTCGACGCGTTGCAGGACCTGATTCATCCGACCGTCGGATTGCAGTTGCTGTCGAATATGTCGGGTGGCGTCGATCTGTCGAAGTACGACGTCGACGGGCCTGTGCCAGAGTTGCCGGAAACCAATGGCGGCAAGAGCCGGCAACGGCTTCTGCTCGACCTCGCGCGCCGCGACAATCTGACGATACGCGAGCTATATCTGCGCATCGCGGGTGCGCGCGGGCATCAGCAGGTGATCGGCACGCCGCAGAGCATCGCCGACCAGTTGCAGCAATGGTTCGAAGAGGAAGGCGCCGATGGCTTCAACATCATGTCGCCGTGGCTGCCCGGTGGACTGAGCGAGTTCGCCGAACTGGTCGTGCCGGAGTTGCAGCGCCGCGGACTGTTTCGCACCGAATACGCGGGCCGCACGCTGCGCGATCATCTGGGGCTGCCGCGTCCGGAGAACCAGTTCTCGGCACACGCTGCGCAACTTGCGCAGACGGCCTGA
- a CDS encoding c-type cytochrome, with protein MLKSIFRVSLLCASLAACSASLTASHDAQRPALNADLRKSADAIGTPVSDADIAAWNIDVAPDGHGLPAGSGDVAMGGKIFAAKCAACHGAKGEGLIGDQLIGGRGTLTSANPKRTVGSYWPYATTLFDYIRRAMPYNAPQSLSADEVYAVSAWILNQNGIVPDDVRLDAHSLASVRMPNRDGFIADPRPGRL; from the coding sequence ATGCTTAAGTCCATTTTTCGAGTGTCTTTGCTTTGCGCGTCGCTGGCTGCGTGTTCGGCTTCGTTGACCGCGTCGCATGATGCGCAACGGCCCGCGTTGAATGCGGATCTGCGCAAATCGGCCGATGCGATCGGCACGCCTGTTAGCGATGCCGACATCGCCGCATGGAATATCGACGTCGCGCCCGATGGCCACGGTTTGCCCGCGGGCAGCGGCGATGTTGCGATGGGCGGCAAGATCTTCGCGGCCAAATGCGCCGCGTGCCACGGTGCGAAGGGAGAAGGGCTGATCGGCGATCAGCTGATTGGCGGACGCGGCACGCTTACCTCAGCGAACCCGAAGCGCACGGTAGGCAGCTATTGGCCGTATGCGACGACGCTGTTCGACTACATCCGCCGCGCGATGCCGTACAACGCGCCGCAATCGCTTAGCGCCGATGAAGTCTATGCGGTGAGCGCGTGGATTCTGAACCAGAACGGCATCGTGCCCGACGATGTGCGGCTCGATGCGCATTCGCTCGCGTCGGTTCGCATGCCCAATCGCGACGGCTTCATTGCTGATCCGCGACCGGGGCGTCTGTAG
- the soxC gene encoding sulfite dehydrogenase — MSNPPIPEPKTAPALPRRRMLGGLALSALVAPGVKAATLLRPLDVDPWTQTPGAPILDHPYGQPSPREANVVRRAARAWPMPGAASSLTPLADLHGTITPNGLVYERHHSGVPDIDPNAHRLVVHGLVREPKLFTMDDLLRLPSESRIHFLECSGNTGSEWKGPSGLPVQITHGLLSCCEWTGVRLSTLLEATGGLAAATDGRAPKWLLAEGADAAAMTRSLPLDRILDRALVVYAQNGERLRPENGYPLRLLVPGFEGNTNVKWLRRLKIVDAPLETREETSKYTGLLPDGSARQFVFEMDAKSVITRPSSGQKLTVRGFYPIVGLAWSGRGAIRRVEVSTDGGKTWQDAALDDTPRDRALTRFQSGWVWNGEPAAILSRATDSTGYVQPTREALVQARGLNSNYHYNGIHQWRIGADGSVKNA, encoded by the coding sequence ATGTCCAATCCGCCGATTCCTGAACCCAAGACCGCTCCCGCGTTGCCGCGTCGCCGGATGCTCGGCGGGCTGGCGCTCTCCGCGCTGGTCGCGCCCGGCGTGAAGGCAGCGACGCTGTTGCGCCCGCTGGACGTCGATCCGTGGACGCAAACGCCCGGTGCGCCGATCCTCGATCATCCGTACGGACAACCGTCGCCGCGCGAAGCGAACGTGGTGCGCCGCGCGGCGCGCGCATGGCCGATGCCGGGCGCGGCCTCGTCGCTCACGCCGCTCGCGGACCTGCACGGCACGATCACGCCGAACGGGCTCGTGTACGAGCGTCATCATTCGGGCGTGCCGGATATCGATCCCAACGCGCACCGCCTCGTCGTTCACGGCCTGGTGCGCGAGCCGAAGCTCTTCACGATGGATGATCTGCTGCGTCTGCCGTCCGAGTCGCGGATTCATTTCCTGGAATGCTCGGGCAACACGGGGAGCGAATGGAAAGGCCCGAGCGGCCTGCCTGTGCAGATCACGCACGGACTGCTGTCGTGTTGCGAATGGACGGGTGTGCGTCTTTCGACCTTGCTCGAAGCGACGGGCGGACTCGCCGCAGCGACGGACGGACGCGCGCCGAAATGGCTGCTCGCCGAAGGCGCCGATGCTGCCGCGATGACGCGCAGCCTGCCGCTCGACCGCATTCTCGACCGGGCCCTTGTCGTCTATGCGCAAAACGGCGAGCGTTTGCGGCCCGAGAATGGGTATCCGCTGCGGCTACTCGTGCCGGGCTTCGAAGGCAATACGAACGTGAAGTGGCTGCGGCGTCTGAAGATCGTCGATGCGCCGCTGGAGACGCGTGAGGAAACGTCGAAATACACGGGGCTGCTGCCGGATGGAAGCGCGCGGCAGTTCGTGTTCGAGATGGACGCGAAGTCGGTGATTACGCGGCCTTCGTCGGGGCAAAAGCTGACGGTGCGCGGCTTTTATCCGATTGTCGGTCTCGCGTGGTCAGGGCGCGGCGCGATTCGCCGGGTCGAAGTATCGACGGATGGCGGGAAGACGTGGCAGGACGCGGCGCTCGACGACACGCCGCGCGATCGCGCGTTGACGCGTTTTCAATCGGGCTGGGTCTGGAACGGTGAGCCAGCCGCCATTCTGTCGCGCGCCACGGATTCGACCGGTTATGTGCAGCCGACGCGCGAGGCTCTCGTGCAGGCGCGCGGGCTGAACTCGAACTATCACTACAACGGCATCCACCAGTGGCGCATCGGCGCCGATGGAAGCGTGAAAAATGCTTAA
- a CDS encoding amino acid ABC transporter permease: protein MSAIDWLPTLRYLLLGTFPNGPLGGAALTLVMSIVSALLSALVGLAGGIALSMTRGAVHLALTAVVGFFRAIPVLMLIFWTFFLMPMLLHIDVPGLATVVCALALIGGAYLSHSVQAGIAAVRAGQEQAALSLGLTRWQALRYVLLPQAVRIMTPSFVNQWVSLIKDTSLAYIVGVPEFTFLANQVNNRLMVYPVQIFLFVGLVYLLLCSALQFCATRLLDAGRRRNTPDAHSRITRFPHVQSADS from the coding sequence ATGAGCGCAATCGACTGGCTGCCGACGCTGCGTTATCTGCTGCTCGGCACGTTTCCGAATGGCCCGCTTGGTGGGGCGGCGTTGACGCTGGTGATGTCGATTGTGTCGGCGCTCCTGTCCGCTTTGGTCGGACTCGCGGGCGGCATTGCACTGTCGATGACGCGCGGTGCGGTGCATCTCGCGCTTACTGCAGTCGTGGGCTTTTTCCGCGCGATTCCCGTCCTGATGCTGATCTTCTGGACGTTCTTCCTGATGCCGATGCTGCTGCACATCGACGTGCCGGGACTCGCAACCGTCGTATGCGCGCTGGCGCTGATCGGCGGCGCGTATCTGTCGCATTCGGTGCAGGCGGGCATCGCCGCCGTCCGCGCGGGGCAGGAGCAGGCGGCGTTGTCGCTGGGCCTCACGCGCTGGCAGGCGTTGCGCTATGTGCTGCTGCCGCAGGCCGTGCGGATCATGACGCCGTCGTTCGTGAACCAGTGGGTGTCGCTGATCAAGGACACGTCGCTGGCGTATATCGTGGGCGTGCCTGAGTTCACGTTTCTCGCCAACCAGGTCAATAACCGGCTGATGGTCTATCCCGTGCAGATATTCCTGTTCGTCGGTCTGGTTTATCTGCTGCTGTGCTCCGCGCTGCAATTTTGCGCGACGCGCCTGCTCGATGCCGGGCGGCGTCGAAATACGCCCGACGCGCACTCGCGAATCACCCGGTTCCCTCATGTCCAATCCGCCGATTCCTGA
- a CDS encoding amino acid ABC transporter permease — MNGWLEPKYVGWLAHGFLMTLLLSACVIVSATLLGFALAMARNARNGFVTRVAALYVLVFRNSPLLVQLLFWYFGAATLLPQSWMEWLNTPHTLSLWTFTLSWPPFEFVAGWIGLTCYATTFVGEEFRAGMRGVKDGQYQAAAALGLAPLGTFRYVILPQAIRIATPPLAGQYMNIVKNSSLTMAIGLAELSYTSRQVDTETFKTFQAFGAATVLYIATIAAIEVGLLLWKRRSAHAWQRGTA, encoded by the coding sequence ATGAACGGCTGGCTGGAACCGAAGTACGTCGGGTGGCTCGCGCACGGCTTTTTGATGACGTTGCTGTTGTCGGCGTGCGTGATCGTGTCGGCGACGCTGTTGGGTTTCGCACTCGCGATGGCGCGCAACGCGCGTAACGGCTTCGTTACGCGCGTTGCTGCGCTGTATGTGCTCGTTTTTCGCAACTCGCCGTTGCTTGTGCAGTTGCTGTTCTGGTACTTCGGTGCAGCGACCTTGCTTCCGCAAAGCTGGATGGAGTGGCTCAATACGCCGCATACGCTTTCTTTGTGGACGTTCACGCTTTCGTGGCCACCGTTCGAGTTCGTCGCGGGCTGGATCGGGTTGACGTGCTATGCGACGACGTTCGTCGGTGAAGAGTTTCGCGCGGGAATGCGCGGCGTCAAGGACGGGCAGTATCAGGCCGCCGCGGCGTTGGGACTCGCGCCGCTTGGCACGTTCCGCTATGTGATCCTGCCGCAGGCGATCCGTATTGCAACGCCGCCGCTTGCGGGGCAATACATGAACATCGTGAAGAACTCGTCGCTGACGATGGCGATCGGTCTCGCGGAACTGTCGTACACGTCGCGGCAAGTCGATACCGAAACGTTCAAGACGTTTCAGGCGTTCGGCGCTGCGACGGTTCTCTATATCGCGACGATCGCGGCGATCGAAGTCGGCTTGCTTCTCTGGAAGCGCCGCAGCGCGCACGCGTGGCAGCGAGGCACCGCATGA